ATCGTCGAGGGGTTGAAGCAGAAACTCCCGTCGGAGACTGCTGCAAGACTGGAGGACGAAGGCCGCGCGCTCCGGCTTGAAGATGCCGTAGCCCTCTCGCTCGGATAAGCCCGGCCTCTGCACATTCGAGCCGTGCGCTTGTCCCTTTGTTGCCGCCTTCCTTTTGCTATAGAATTGTGGGCGAGTTCGGGGCAGCGCTTTCTGTTCGAGGCCAATGGACAATATCGGTTCATACCGGGTGATCTCCAGTCTCGGCGCGGGCGCCTTCGGCGTCGTTTATGAGGCCTATCAGCCCTTTCTTGACCGCCATGTCGCGATCAAGACCCTGCGCGATGTCCTCGTAAACGACCCCAAGCTCGAACAGAGCTTCATGGCCGAGGCACGCACGATCGCCCGCCTGCGCCATCCGAACATCGTCACCATTTACGAGTTCGGCACGACCCTGCTCAATAATCAGTCCACAACCTACCTCGTGATGGAGTATCTTCCGGGGAAATCTCTCTCAAAGAGGATCAAAGAGAAGTCACTCACACTGCCGCAAATCCTAGATATCCTGCGTGAGATCGCATCAGCGCTCGACTTCGCGCATGCGAACAACATCGTTCACTGCGACTTGAAGCCGGCTAACATCATCTTCACCGAGGCCGGCCAGCCCGTGATCGTGGATTTCGGCCTCGCCAAGCTGATCGAAATCTCGGCAGTCCCAGCAGAGCTGGGCAGCGAACTGGACAGCACCCCCAGCGGTACGCCCGCCTATTCCTCGCCGGAACAGCTGTCGGGACAGCGCCCCAGCGAGGCTTCCGACATCTACGCGCTGGCGACCATTGCGTTTGAGATGCTTTCCGGTCAGCTTCCCTACCCCGAGTCGCACTCGAATGTCCGGCAGCCTCGCACGGCAGCCCCCCCGCTCCTGAGTGCCGTTACCCGCCACTATGGTACGCGCGCCGACTCCGTGCTGGCGCGCGCCCTCAGTCTTGACCCGGCTGAACGGTTCGCCACCGCGGTCGATTTCGCCCGTGCTCTCGGCTATGCGCTGATGCCAAATCGCAGCGAAACCCGGGTCATCACCATTCCCGACCCCCAGCAGGCCGCAGCGCTGAATTATGCGCGCCAGTCTGTGCGTGGGTTCACCTGGGGGATCGTGACGCTGGTCGTGGTGTTTTCGCTGTTCTGTATCGGGCTGTTCGTGCGTGCCTATGTCGAAGCGCAGCCGAATATGCTCTCGGATGGGCTTAACACTCTGCCCGTCCGCGACAACGATGGCTATCGCATCATCACGTCGGTATGGCCGGGAAGCAGCGCCGAAAAAGCTGGGATTCGCATCAATGACCGCATACGCATGACCATTGATGACGACCGGCGCCTGGCCGATCTGGACTTCACGGTCAACGGCCTGCCGCGTTGGATCTATGGCATCAACTGGCAGCCGCAGTTGGATGACGAGATCGTGCAGGAAGTCCGGCGCGACGGCGTGTCGGTTCGGATGACCTACCGCCTGGAAAGGGCGACGCATTTCCTGATCCTGCTCTTTTCGATGCTGCTGCCCGCGCTCGTCAGTTTCGCCGGTGCCGTCACCATTCTTGTCCGCTACGGCGATGACCAGAACGGACTGTTCTTTTCACTGATCCTGCTCGAACTTACAGTAACAGCCGTGGCAACCGGGGTGGTTCCAGCCGTCCCCGGCTTGTACCATGTCACCTTTTACCTCTTTTTCGCGATGGCCATGCAATTCGTGCTGACCTTCCCGACACAGTGGCCGGTGCTCCAGCGCATCCCTTGGCTGCGGTGGGTTTTATACCTCCCCGTCATCCTCGGCCTTGTCCAATTCCTGAGCGGGCAGGCCATCCGGATTGGCGATCTAGACTTCAACATGATCCTGTACGCCGGTTATGGGGTCGCGCTGCTGACCGTTCAGGTCGCGAAGTGGATCCGGCGGGATATGCGCCACTACCCGGAAC
This genomic stretch from Candidatus Flexicrinis proximus harbors:
- a CDS encoding protein kinase: MDNIGSYRVISSLGAGAFGVVYEAYQPFLDRHVAIKTLRDVLVNDPKLEQSFMAEARTIARLRHPNIVTIYEFGTTLLNNQSTTYLVMEYLPGKSLSKRIKEKSLTLPQILDILREIASALDFAHANNIVHCDLKPANIIFTEAGQPVIVDFGLAKLIEISAVPAELGSELDSTPSGTPAYSSPEQLSGQRPSEASDIYALATIAFEMLSGQLPYPESHSNVRQPRTAAPPLLSAVTRHYGTRADSVLARALSLDPAERFATAVDFARALGYALMPNRSETRVITIPDPQQAAALNYARQSVRGFTWGIVTLVVVFSLFCIGLFVRAYVEAQPNMLSDGLNTLPVRDNDGYRIITSVWPGSSAEKAGIRINDRIRMTIDDDRRLADLDFTVNGLPRWIYGINWQPQLDDEIVQEVRRDGVSVRMTYRLERATHFLILLFSMLLPALVSFAGAVTILVRYGDDQNGLFFSLILLELTVTAVATGVVPAVPGLYHVTFYLFFAMAMQFVLTFPTQWPVLQRIPWLRWVLYLPVILGLVQFLSGQAIRIGDLDFNMILYAGYGVALLTVQVAKWIRRDMRHYPELWITLSGHLFLGLMGGVSIYLNIARSSPGRIVDNSSHLLIGLFVTLGVGVAVFAITQVVGFLFIQKRIGASGKAPW